The following proteins are encoded in a genomic region of Arachis ipaensis cultivar K30076 chromosome B02, Araip1.1, whole genome shotgun sequence:
- the LOC107625617 gene encoding aldehyde oxidase GLOX: MDQTSVLASQLCYCFIILFHLTHSRADLPGTWELLVADAGIASMHTAVTRFNTVVLLDRTNIGPSRKLLPKGHCRFDKNDAVLKLDCYAHSVLLDLHTNQIRPLKILTDTWCSSGQFLPNGTLLQTGGDLEGFKKIRKIDPCDINGSCDWVELNDVELTEGRWYASNQILPDGSVIIVGGRGSNTVEFYPKRINGAISFPFLLEAEDTQMDNLYPYVHLLPNGHLFVFANTKAVMYDYTKNIVLTVYPQLDGGPRNYPSAGSSVMLALQGDYSNAEIVICGGAQYGAFLERSTDTPAHGSCGRISATQIDPVWVTEDMPYGRIMGDMVMLPNGDVLIINGAMSGSQGFDMASNPCLNPVLYRPNEPLGLRFMVLNPGTVPRMYHSTANLLPDGRVLLAGSNPHVFYKFDAEFPTELRIEAFSPEYLGPDKANIRPEILEVPETVLFGATFNVIVSVELPVVEIVEVNLASAPFATHSFSQGQRLVKLAVTSAVPDGGVGRYRIGCTAPPNGMVAPPGYYMVFAVNHGVPSVARWVHVS; this comes from the coding sequence ATGGACCAGACCAGTGTCCTTGCATCTCAACTATGCTACTGCTTCATCATTCTTTTCCATTTAACTCACTCACGTGCCGATCTCCCCGGCACGTGGGAACTCCTCGTGGCCGACGCCGGCATCGCCTCAATGCACACGGCGGTGACCCGGTTCAACACGGTGGTCCTCTTAGACCGAACAAACATCGGCCCATCCCGCAAACTCCTCCCCAAAGGTCACTGCCGTTTCGACAAAAACGATGCCGTATTGAAGCTTGACTGCTACGCTCACTCCGTCCTCCTCGACCTCCACACCAACCAAATCCGACCGTTAAAAATCCTCACCGACACGTGGTGCTCATCGGGGCAGTTTCTCCCAAACGGCACTCTCCTCCAAACCGGTGGCGACTTAGAAGGTTTCAAAAAGATCCGGAAAATAGACCCGTGTGACATAAATGGGTCATGCGATTGGGTTGAGCTAAACGACGTCGAATTAACGGAAGGACGCTGGTACGCATCGAATCAGATCCTCCCTGACGGTTCCGTTATCATAGTTGGTGGACGTGGCTCCAACACCGTCGAATTCTACCCGAAACGCATAAATGGTGCCATTTCGTTCCCGTTCCTTCTTGAAGCAGAAGACACGCAAATGGATAACCTCTACCCTTACGTTCATCTTCTCCCAAATGGTCACCTCTTCGTGTTCGCGAACACGAAGGCGGTGATGTACGATTACACCAAGAACATAGTCCTTACGGTGTACCCGCAGCTAGACGGTGGTCCACGGAATTACCCCTCCGCGGGGTCCTCCGTCATGCTTGCGTTGCAAGGAGATTATTCCAATGCGGAGATTGTTATCTGCGGCGGAGCACAGTACGGTGCGTTTCTTGAGCGGAGTACGGATACTCCGGCTCACGGAAGCTGCGGCCGGATCTCTGCAACTCAAATTGATCCGGTTTGGGTCACGGAGGACATGCCGTATGGGAGGATAATGGGAGACATGGTAATGCTACCAAACGGCGACGTTTTGATCATTAACGGCGCTATGTCGGGTTCGCAGGGATTTGACATGGCATCGAATCCCTGTTTGAACCCGGTTCTTTACCGGCCTAACGAACCGTTAGGCCTTCGGTTCATGGTTCTGAACCCGGGAACAGTTCCCAGGATGTACCATTCAACTGCGAATTTGTTACCCGATGGAAGGGTGCTTCTTGCAGGGAGCAACCCGCACGTGTTCTATAAGTTCGATGCTGAATTTCCAACGGAATTGAGAATTGAAGCGTTTTCTCCCGAGTATTTGGGTCCGGATAAGGCGAATATCCGACCCGAGATTTTGGAGGTTCCCGAAACGGTGCTTTTTGGAGCGACGTTTAATGTGATTGTGTCGGTTGAGTTGCCTGTGGTGGAAATTGTGGAGGTGAATTTGGCGAGTGCGCCTTTTGCAACGCACTCATTTTCACAGGGTCAACGTTTGGTCAAACTAGCCGTTACTTCTGCTGTGCCGGACGGTGGTGTTGGTAGGTATAGGATTGGGTGTACGGCGCCGCCGAATGGGATGGTTGCGCCACCGGGTTATTACATGGTGTTCGCCGTGAATCATGGCGTGCCTAGCGTTGCACGTTGGGTGCACGTGTCGTAG